CCTGTGATCGGGAGCCCGAGGCGAGTTGGTCGTCAGCCCTTCATCGAATTGCTGTAGACCTGCACGCCGACGCGCTCGTTGCGCCGCCAGCGCACCACGGCGCGATAGACGGCATCGTCGTCGGGAACAATGAGCGTGAAGCGGTCCGGCAGCTCCACCTGCGCGCCGACGCGCAGCTCGGCGCCATGCTCGTGCTGGTTGCGGATGGAGCACCTGATGCTGGCGTCGCCGGTGACGATGGTCGCCTCCTTCAGCACGAACTCTCGCGCATAAAGGCGACGCTCGACATGGGGAAAAGTGGCCATGGTATACTCGTCCCGAAGTTCCTCGGCGGGGTTCAGCCGCCCCGCCGCAACGTAGAACCATAGCAGCGAGGCGTTTCCGTTCCGTTAGCGTTTTCTAATTGCGATCGGCCGGCCGGTCCCGTTTCCGAACACATACCGGCGCCAACATTGGCAGATCGGCTGTCCCGCGGCCGCTGCGCATTTCGGACGACAGACCCAACATTCGACACTGGCATGGAAACCATCAGCAGCATGATGCACAGCGATCAG
The window above is part of the Mesorhizobium sp. WSM4904 genome. Proteins encoded here:
- a CDS encoding PilZ domain-containing protein, giving the protein MATFPHVERRLYAREFVLKEATIVTGDASIRCSIRNQHEHGAELRVGAQVELPDRFTLIVPDDDAVYRAVVRWRRNERVGVQVYSNSMKG